The following DNA comes from Marispirochaeta aestuarii.
CGCCCCGCTCATCGTTTCCGAGAGCCGAAACCAGATACGATTCCCCTCCCAGTTTTGCCAGATGGGCCGCAAAATTGAGGGAAGCCCCGCCTATATGCTCAGTATCGCCGATTATATCCCAGAGAATTTCACCGAAGGAGATAGCTTTCATGGACTCATAGTATCATGACAGGGGACATCTGGGAAATAATACTGAACGATTTGCGAGTATCGTCTATTCCCCATGTTTGATTTTCCTGCTATCGTTCCCTCTATAAGATAACCGGGGATAGTAAAAATGCCAGATTCAACTCTGCACAATAAGCTTGGGAAAAACTTTTTTCTGAACGCCCTTGACGGCATCTCTTTTCTTACGGGAATGATCTTTCTCTCCCCGGAAAGTGTTCTGCCGGTCTACATCGAACGCCTCGGAGGTTCCCCCTTCATACTGTCCCTTATTCCGGTTCTGCGCAATATCGGGGTCTTTTTCCCTTCCATCTTTGTGGCCAGATATATTCAGACCCTGCGTTACAAGAAGCCCTATATTCTGATTACCGGAGCCTTCCAGCGGGTTCCCTGGCTTCTGGCAGCCCTGAGCGGCCTGGCCTTTGGCGCGGAATATCCGGGGTTTGTCATCTTCAGCCTGATGCTTGCCCTCTTCATTACCCAGGGAACCACCGGGATCGCCGTTCCCGCTTTCTTTGATCTGACGGCAAAGACCATTCCCATAAACCTTCGCGGCCGTCTTTTCGCCGTAAGGAACCTGGGAAGCTATCTGATCGGACTTGCCTGCGGAGGAATCATCATTCGTATTATGAACACCGTCCCGTTTCCCGACAACTTTCCCCTGCTCATGATAATCGGTTTCTCTTTTCTCATGATCTACCTGCCCTCCCTCGGTTTCTATTCCGAACCCCCGAGCAGACGGATACGATTCTCAACCGAACCATTGGGGAGTTTTCTGCGGGGCCTCCGGCAGATCCCCAGGGAGAACCGGGATTTCGGACGCTATATTCTTGGCAGGGTATTTTATACCCTGGCCTTTACCAGCTATTCCTATTTCGCGGTGCACCTGGTTCGCCGCTTTTCCCTGCATGAGAGCGAGGTGGGCCTTTTTACCATGATTACTGCGGCGACCTTCATTGTAGCAAATCCACTGCTTGGGGAGCTTGCCGACCGTAAAGGGCATCTCTTTAACCACCTTATCGGTGCCCTGTCCCTGATAATCGGAAACCTGGCGGCCCTTTTTGCGGGCTCCTACTCCCTGGCCCTGATCAGTATCGCAGCAGGAGCGCTGACTCTCTGCATAAACAACGTGTCCCAGTTTGCCATTGTCATCGAGTT
Coding sequences within:
- a CDS encoding MFS transporter is translated as MPDSTLHNKLGKNFFLNALDGISFLTGMIFLSPESVLPVYIERLGGSPFILSLIPVLRNIGVFFPSIFVARYIQTLRYKKPYILITGAFQRVPWLLAALSGLAFGAEYPGFVIFSLMLALFITQGTTGIAVPAFFDLTAKTIPINLRGRLFAVRNLGSYLIGLACGGIIIRIMNTVPFPDNFPLLMIIGFSFLMIYLPSLGFYSEPPSRRIRFSTEPLGSFLRGLRQIPRENRDFGRYILGRVFYTLAFTSYSYFAVHLVRRFSLHESEVGLFTMITAATFIVANPLLGELADRKGHLFNHLIGALSLIIGNLAALFAGSYSLALISIAAGALTLCINNVSQFAIVIEFGQDFEIPVYIGIVGLAVGISSLSIIFLGYLSSIFGLGVIFWFSLGASVLSLGIFTTVTEPRKHRPPTVVDAR